In Vairimorpha necatrix chromosome 8, complete sequence, a single window of DNA contains:
- a CDS encoding dynamin 1-like protein: protein MTSYMDLLIEKINELQDICNETNIQNNIELPQIVVIGSQSSGKSSVLENIIGRDILPRGTGIVTKRPLVLQLIYTRSEDYCVFNHIPKKQFFNFEDVKQEIINETQRVLKSKNDVSNVPITLKFYSSKVLTLTLVDLPGLIRVPTNNQPKDICSKIYEMCKKYVSNKNALILAVSAANTDISNSDALQLAREVDSNYERTIGVLTKIDLMDFGTDVIDVLAGRLVKLNLGFVPVVNRGQVDIENKKDISSALVDEEVFFKNHPAYKKNKNYCGTKFLVSKLHTILHEHIRYCLPELQENINNTVLNLQKELDNLGCVNLSPKEQLMKIINDISKTFNNSLRGNFDSKNNELVGGARINYTFNSHFASFIKLIDPLNNINDEEIRTLLYNSNGASSNILFSHTAFEQLAKSSIKLLKPHSIKLVTIIFNELVRITNTILSSNLLSRFPTLNDMISSSLIRMFKENADNTTKLIDSFIEWNVSYISTRHPDFVKWSDIMTKDFDGHTFDTVKNERIDFYKEMDKKITLDSIPSILRLNGKTTQQESVEIGIIKSMVVSYFDIVKKIVIDQVPKAIMHELVTKSESQIQEKLFIDIYEKSDLEGVMSESTEVTDKRLKLKTTIKSLKQAYDLICSL, encoded by the coding sequence atgaCCAGTTACATGGACTtattaatagaaaaaataaatgaactTCAAGATATATGCAATGAGActaatatacaaaataatattgaaCTTCCTCAAATAGTAGTAATTGGTAGTCAAAGTTCGGGTAAATCAAGTGTATTGGAGAACATTATAGGTAGAGATATTCTACCTAGAGGTACAGGGATTGTGACAAAAAGACCATTAGTATTACAACttatatatacaagatCAGAGGATTATTGTGTATTTAACCATATTcctaaaaaacaattttttaactttgAAGATGTAAAACAGgaaattattaatgaaaCACAACGAGTTTtgaaatcaaaaaatgatGTTTCTAATGTACCAATAACActcaaattttattctaGCAAAGTGCTTACGTTAACCTTAGTAGACTTGCCTGGACTAATAAGAGTACCAACAAATAATCAACCTAAAGACATttgttcaaaaatatatgaaatgtgtaaaaaatatgtctctaataaaaatgctttAATTCTTGCAGTAAGTGCAGCGAACACGGATATATCAAATTCGGATGCCTTACAACTGGCCCGAGAAGTAGATTCTAATTATGAAAGAACCATAGGCGTACTTACGAAGATAGATTTAATGGATTTTGGAACGGATGTAATTGATGTGTTAGCAGGAAGATTAGTCAAATTGAACTTAGGATTTGTGCCCGTAGTAAATAGAGGTCAAGTAGATattgaaaacaaaaaagatatatcATCTGCACTGGTAGATGAAGAagttttctttaaaaaccATCCtgcatataaaaaaaataagaattattGCGGCACGAAATTTTTAGTCTCAAAACTTCATACAATACTTCATGAACATATAAGATATTGCCTCCCCGAActacaagaaaatattaataatacagTGTTGAATCTTCAAAAAGAGCTAGACAATCTAGGATGCGTCAATTTGTCACCAAAAGAACaattaatgaaaattattaatgacatatcaaaaacatttaaCAATTCTCTACGAGGTAACTTtgattctaaaaataatgaattaGTAGGCGGAGCTAGGATAAATTATACTTTTAATAGTCACTTTGcaagttttataaaacttaTAGATCCacttaataatataaatgatgaagaaataagaaCTCTACTGTACAATTCTAATGGTGCAtcatcaaatattttattttcacaTACTGCATTTGAACAATTAGCCAAGTCATCTATAAAACTGCTTAAACCGCACTCTATTAAATTAGtgacaataatttttaatgaattAGTTAGGATAACGAATACAATTTTAAGCTCTAATTTATTATCAAGATTTCCCACCCTAAATGATATGATTTCTTCATCTTTAATTAGAATGTTCAAAGAAAACGCAGATAATACTACAAAATTAATTGATTCATTTATTGAATGGAATGTTTCGTACATTAGCACAAGACATCCCGACTTTGTAAAATGGTCAGACATAATGACCAAAGATTTTGATGGTCATACTTTCGATAcagtaaaaaatgaaaggatcgatttttataaagaaatggacaaaaaaattacgcTTGATTCGATTCCTTCAATATTAAGATTAAATGGAAAAACTACTCAACAGGAATCAGTTGAAATTGGAATTATCAAATCAATGGTGGTTTCATATTTTGACATAGTCAAGAAAATAGTGATAGACCAAGTACCTAAAGCTATAATGCACGAACTTGTAACAAAATCAGAAAGTCAAATTCaggaaaaattatttattgataTTTATGAGAAGTCTGATTTAGAGGGTGTTATGTCTGAATCCACAGAAGTAACTGATAAAAGATTAAAGCTTAAAACTACTATAAAATCTCTTAAACAAGCTTATGATTTAATTTGTTCActgtaa
- a CDS encoding mRNA decapping enzyme, with protein MIKHFKVESVNLDQENIIYIGTIQSKPAICIFPKKSILQDEFLNIINEETELKLHNDIYYAYTVKSRVDLKFRLIWPATQKYNTKYSSKKIFTKESYDQYLKLPHEPVVWIDNIIKGKEEKFKYYEDDKFILMPNYKWNELSTDDLQILLVFKDSNLRSIRDIKDEKLLEEGRDIVIENLKQFKLGYEDVVMFFHYKPTYEHLHLHVANINLEGSASLSVTRARLLEDVIYNIKIDKDYYKRDIWYSKKTE; from the coding sequence ATGATTAAACATTTCAAAGTCGAATCTGTTAACTTAGATCAAGAAAATATCATCTACATAGGCACTATACAATCTAAACCCGCCATTTGTATCTTccctaaaaaatcaatactACAagatgaatttttaaacattataAACGAAGAAACAGAACTAAAACTTCATAATGACATTTACTACGCTTACACTGTAAAATCAAGAGTAGATCTAAAATTCAGATTAATCTGGCCAGCTacacaaaaatataacacTAAATATTCatcaaaaaagatatttacTAAAGAATCATACGACcaatatctaaaattacCACATGAACCAGTAGTCTGGAttgataatattataaaaggtaaagaagaaaaatttaaatattatgaagatgataaatttatattaatgcCTAATTATAAATGGAATGAATTGTCAACTGACgatttacaaatattattagtaTTTAAAGATAGTAATTTGAGATCTATACGGGATATAAAAGATGAAAAGTTATTGGAAGAAGGAAGAGATATAGTGATAGAAAACTTGAAACAGTTTAAACTTGGATATGAAGATGTGGTAATGTTCTTTCATTATAAACCGACTTATGAACATTTACATTTACATGTGgctaatattaatttagaAGGGTCGGCATCATTATCAGTGACAAGAGCGAGACTTTTGGAAGATGTTAtttataacataaaaatagataaaGATTATTATAAGAGAGATATATGGTACTCCAAGAAGACcgaataa
- a CDS encoding ubiquitin domain-containing protein: MKIKIFLRHNSESLSLEINTEDSLFKLKEMISKILNIEPNRQVLEYKEEVLRDDLQTIESYKIKDKSTIILKLNKFNMNIRSTNISSSRSNKYDEMIDGLDDGKLKNIMNNPSFQEEMLSMSQDPNYLKQQMKNFDLTVSKLENMPGGFNIINSMMKDVQDPMLDLLSTSKNYKEGDIIQRPIYDPIPGTSRENLLIKYREELALLRAMGYENSKRNLSALIACQGNIVESIEYLNNNK, translated from the coding sequence atgaagataaaaatattcctCAGACACAATTCTGAATCTCTTTCTCTAGAGATAAATACAGAAGATtccctttttaaattaaaagagatgatatctaaaatattaaatatagaaCCAAATAGACAAGTATTAGAGTATAAAGAAGAAGTATTAAGAGATGATTTACAAACTATAGAgagttataaaataaaagacaaATCAACCATTATACTTAAACTTAATAAATTCAATATGAATATTAGATCTACGAATATTAGTAGTAGTAGATCTAATAAATACGATGAAATGATTGATGGTTTAGATGATGGTAAACTTAAGAATATTATGAATAATCCTTCATTCCAAGAAGAAATGTTGTCTATGTCTCAAGATCCAAATTACTTAAAACAACAAATGAAGAATTTTGATCTCACTGTCTCTAAGCTTGAGAATATGCCAGGAggatttaatataataaatagtaTGATGAAAGATGTACAAGATCCCATGTTAGATTTACTTAGTACTAGTaagaattataaagaagGAGATATTATACAGAGGCCCATTTATGACCCCATTCCTGGGACTAGTAGAGAGAATTTGTTGATTAAGTATAGAGAAGAATTGGCCTTATTAAGGGCCATGGGGTATGAGAACAGTAAAAGGAATTTGAGTGCATTAATAGCTTGTCAAGGGAACATAGTCGAGAGTATTGAGTATTTgaacaataataaataa
- a CDS encoding Ras GTPase-activating domain-containing protein, producing the protein MVNSHNQEVQNIINVHQRLGTDIPITSDQMDTARLNTRTYDYLCRLEEAKTWISSFTPVPDSFSLFEEEMRKGFFLVEVLRHFSPESVGHIFVDDILQYRHTDNINYFLDGLKKIGLPRWFYFEVIDLYEKKNFPKVVYCVHALAHFLKRRGISLGIIKREGQVFEEEDYVRMDSELENIKIPQFENIPEKMELNNTNNTNTNNTSIDNTDTSIDLDLEEDLEDIKAKIRDELLNNQDELLIDNNIRNDEELDDSLKIKLKVKAFLFKKSFNDIFYLEDPSVFSIRHFLFLFFKNSSEIYKESFIDELHKKISDKLRDLYNKEIYLEDIENRIRLMIHNKLDLYNIPTQSDYYNIKPIQDILQIIQTSPEILRELLNRVEDKENFICTVILPLYSNVSGIKEEYLFLQLLMSNNKTNKVCCINQEDKNRSHSLSSHMTSSHMTSSHMTSSHLTSSHMTSSHLTSPHSLSSLLLVNYFRVSQESVLFRDGLFKIIRNLESLEIECNPTEIHRHLYGVVKTLDESLENKRVSEIYETRLKTMRGILTSIFDFIHQNINSVPYIIRHYYQENDTHNFMIDLLFPYLYAPDLFNDQNKISESTRQKIYKIINLITHFIIKDEQEMMPDMTVYLPIKDYLVDLSEKYKEIIRDLIQVQSTEQYFQLETLNELARVQKSVIYLPLRVVNGLIILIKENKDILLSHSYIYNNDTNRDETYNINDDTNNDNIYNNNISNNNIYNNNIYNNNIDLIDSLELLPDNNCNKIICFSFINSDWVHKEDRDDELENFIKITKRKLIYLIKISKGRNILDLIYSDPTEEEKILFNKEDLLEENIQDLKDSVHSDLKYLETRGIVSSGNLYSEILNLLAQDIVGLKLKSTERSKEIKINQNTYNNLLIKEEYLDKKVKEYDEYIEAYCSRLACQNKNNNNKEIIRLNKQSKYGSYKYEANEMIKMNVLLTFHNTTSTTTSSDNALKDIYFIFMSNKPLVFKLEIYINDLMICNPYEFRFEDVLGMKKDKIKSFNVLDICSLNTEGLIKLLNEKYIKQ; encoded by the coding sequence ATGGTCAACTCGCATAACCAAGAAgttcaaaatattattaatgtCCACCAGAGACTCGGCACAGACATCCCAATCACTTCTGATCAGATGGACACAGCCAGACTTAATACTCGTACTTATGATTACCTATGCCGTTTAGAAGAAGCCAAGACATGGATTTCTTCTTTCACTCCTGTTCCCGATTCTTTTAGCCTTTTTGAAGAAGAAATGCGTAAAGGTTTTTTCCTCGTAGAAGTTTTGAGACATTTTAGTCCTGAAAGTGTTGGTCATATTTTTGTAGATGATATTTTACAGTATAGACATActgataatattaattatttccTTGATGGATTAAAGAAGATAGGTTTACCCAGATGGTTTTATTTTGAGGTTATAGATTTGTATGAGAAGAAGAATTTCCCTAAAGTTGTGTATTGTGTCCATGCTCTTGCACATTTCCTTAAAAGACGAGGAATTAGTTTAGggattattaaaagagaaGGACAAGTATTTGAAGAAGAAGATTATGTAAGAATGGATAGTGAATTAGAGAATATAAAGATACCACAATTTGAGAATATACCTGAAAAGATggaattaaataatactaATAATACTAATACTAATAATACTAGTATAGATAATACTGATACTAGTATTGATTTAGATTTAGAAGAAGATCTTGAAGATATTAAAGCTAAGATTAGAGatgaattattaaataatcaaGATGAATTATTAATTGATAATAATATACGAAATGATGAAGAGCTCGACGATTCTTTAAagattaaattaaaagttAAGGCCTTCTTATTTAAGAAGTCCTTTAATGATATTTTCTACTTAGAAGATCCTTCAGTTTTCTCAATTAGACATTTCCTTTTCTTGTTCTTTAAGAATTCTTCTGAAATTTACAAGGAGTCTTTTATTGACGAATTACACAAGAAGATCTCAGACAAATTAAgagatttatataataaggAGATATATCTTGAAGATATAGAGAATAGAATCAGACTTATGATTCATAATAAGTTAGATCTTTATAATATCCCGACTCAGAgtgattattataatattaagcCTATACAAGATATATTACAGATTATTCAGACTAGTCCCGAAATATTAAGGGAATTATTAAACAGAGTAGAAGATAAAgagaattttatatgtacAGTGATATTACCTTTATACAGTAATGTATCAGGAATTAAAGAGGAGTATCTCTTCTTACAATTACTAATGtctaataataaaactaataaaGTATGTTGTATAAATCAAGAAGACAAAAACCGATCTCATTCTCTTAGTTCCCATATGACTAGTTCTCATATGACTAGTTCACATATGACTAGTTCACATTTGACTAGTTCTCATATGACTAGTTCACATTTGACTAGTCCTCATTCTCTTAGTTCTTTACTGTTAGTTAATTACTTTAGAGTCTCTCAGGAAAGTGTCCTCTTTAGAGATGGcctctttaaaattatcagGAATTTGGAGTCCCTGGAAATAGAGTGTAATCCCACGGAGATACACAGACACTTGTACGGAGTAGTGAAGACACTTGATGAGTCACTAGAGAATAAGAGAGTATCAGAGATCTATGAGACGAGACTGAAGACTATGAGGGGAATCCTGACTAgtatatttgattttattcatCAGAATATAAATTCAGTCCCTTATATAATAAGACATTATTATCAGGAAAATGATACTCATAATTTCATGattgatttattatttcctTATTTATATGCCCCAGATCTCTTTAATGATcagaataaaatatctgAGTCAACAAGACagaagatttataaaataataaacttAATAACTCATTTCATCATCAAAGATGAACAAGAAATGATGCCTGATATGACAGTGTATCTTCCTATAAAAGATTACTTAGTAGATCTAAGtgagaaatataaagagATAATTAGAGATTTAATACAAGTCCAGAGTACAGAGCAGTACTTCCAACTTGAGACACTTAATGAATTAGCCCGAGTCCAGAAATCAGTGATATATTTACCACTTAGAGTAGTGAATggattaataatattaataaaagagAACAAAGATATTCTATTATCACATagttatatatataataatgatACTAATAGGGATGAaacatataatattaatgatGATACTAATAAtgataatatatataataataatatatctaataataatatatataataataatatatataataataatattgatttaattGACTCATTGGAATTATTACCTGATAATaattgtaataaaattatttgctTCTCATTTATAAACTCAGATTGGGTTCATAAAGAAGACAGAGATGACGAATTAGAGAACTTTATAAAGATCACTAAGAGGAAACTTATTtatcttataaaaatatctaaaggTAGAAATATCTTAGATTTAATTTACTCTGATCCCACAGAGGAAGAGAAGATCCTCTTTAATAAAGAGGATCTTcttgaagaaaatattcaaGATCTAAAAGACTCAGTCCACTCAGATCTGAAATATCTAGAAACTAGAGGAATAGTCTCAAGTGGAAATTTATACTCAGAAATCCTGAATTTATTAGCCCAGGATATTGTGGGACTAAAACTTAAATCTACAGAAAGAtctaaagaaataaaaataaatcagaATACTTATAATAActtattaataaaagaagaatatTTAGATAAGAAAGTAAAAGAATATGATGAATATATTGAAGCATATTGTAGTAGATTAGCATGTCAGAATaagaataataataataaagaaataataagacTTAATAAACAAAGTAAATATGGatcatataaatatgaagCGAAtgaaatgataaaaatgaatgTATTATTAACATTCCATAATACTACAAGTACTACTACTAGTAGTGATAATGctttaaaagatatttactttatttttatgagtAATAAACCTTTAGTATTTAAATTGgagatttatattaatgatCTAATGATTTGTAATCCTTATGAATTCAGATTTGAAGATGTACTGGGAATGAagaaagataaaattaagaGTTTTAATGTATTAGATATATGTAGTCTAAATACTGAAGGATTAATAAAACTACTGAATGAGAAATATATCAAGcaataa
- a CDS encoding putative SP-containing protein: MKILNFFYGIMFIQASGSLLDNVVDVIIESKKNEECSLRDINGEYQSVTLDLLRDEKIIIKYHVICNNGFKQSVQKRERVFCKNKTIENIILEIEGSILRMPIIDNSKPFILTYNKDHLEKEVNHSKGITWNNIIKEIEKMNSKRKKEKGQLFFQNICDRKSYIRDACSQMTTIQYATKHNLCIPESYIRVHDHCIRFRINIKNKICFFELNIRKLADSTNVVLIDEKK; the protein is encoded by the coding sequence ATGAAGATCTTGAACTTTTTCTATGGTATTATGTTTATACAAGCAAGTGGAAGTCTTCTCGACAATGTTGTGGATGTAATTATtgaaagtaaaaaaaatgaagaatgTTCATTGCGTGATATTAATGGCGAATATCAAAGCGTAACTTTAGATCTTTTGCGtgatgaaaaaataattattaagtACCACGTTATATGCAACAATGGATTTAAACAATCCGTGCAAAAAAGAGAACGAGTGTTttgtaaaaacaaaacCATTGAAAATATCATATTGGAAATTGAAGGATCAATTTTGAGAATGCCAATTATTGACAACTCAAAaccttttattttaacataCAATAAAGATCACTTAGAAAAGGAGGTTAATCATTCTAAAGGTATTACCTGGaacaatattataaaagaaattgaaaaaatgaattccaaaagaaaaaaagaaaaagggcaattattttttcaaaatatttgtgaTAGAAAATCTTATATAAGGGATGCATGTAGTCAAATGACGACCATCCAATATGCTACCAAACATAATCTTTGCATTCCAGAGTCATACATTAGAGTACATGATCATTGCATTAGATTCAGaataaacattaaaaataaaatatgtttttttgaattaaatATACGTAAATTAGCAGACTCGACAAATGTAGTATTAATTGATGAGAAAAAATGA
- a CDS encoding glycine-tRNA ligase (GARS1), which translates to MRKFDTQKLEQILKSRFFINQTAQIYGGMAGLFDMGPILFGIKQNFFSLFRKHFIQYDKLFEIDTSILLPYSVLKSSGHVDKFCDILIIDKKNKNSYRADHLIIDYLSKLNLNDTIKNDIKRVDVANCLEIDELIKKYKILSPDNNELSSAMKFNLMFETNLGYKENQSVFLRPETAQGQFLNFKKLYEFNNKKMPFGSASIGKAFRNEISPRSGLIRTREFEQAEIEFFVSPTKKNFEKFLKVKNLKLKLCFDDKEKLMSLEDAVKSNIIDNEILGYFIGRTYLFLEKIGIDTKLIRFRQHKKDEMAHYAKDCWDCEIFSSYGWIECVGIADRSAYDLTCHSKATGIDLSFSEKIVPPINKKEWKVNLVKKDWIKIFKKDYEVFNNEISSLDEEFIKNNMFKENDKNFLNYKFQDKDYKLECSLVDITIHEIKTIPDVIEPSFGVGRILYILLEHAFYMRENRPVLRLKPIMSHTKVVISYVVFNTEFTKYIEEINDKLYNKNIVVEINDRSCSIGKKYSSCDEIGVPFFITFDPESLIDNKVTIRERDSMEQIRVKISEVVELITELVNENISWEEIKLKN; encoded by the coding sequence ATGAGAAAATTTGATACTCAAAAACTAGAGCAAATTCTAAAATCAAGATTTTTCATAAACCAAACTGCTCAAATCTATGGAGGCATGGCCGGTCTATTTGACATGGGTCCTATTCTCTTTggtataaaacaaaattttttttctttattcaGAAAACATTTCATCCAATACGATAAATTATTCGAAATTGATACATCTATTCTTCTTCCATACTCCGTCTTAAAATCAAGTGGTCATGTTGACAAATTCTgtgatattttaataattgataaaaaaaataaaaattcttatcGTGCTGATCATTTAATTATAGattatttatcaaaacTAAATCTAAATgatactataaaaaatgatataaaaagagTTGATGTAGCAAATTGTCTTGAAATTGatgaattaataaaaaaatataaaattttatcaccAGATAATAATGAATTATCATCTGCTATGAAATTCAATTTAATGTTTGAAACAAATCTTGGTTATAAAGAAAACCAATCTGTTTTTTTGAGACCTGAGACGGCACAAGgccaatttttaaattttaaaaaattatacgaatttaataataaaaaaatgccATTTGGATCTGCTAGTATTGGTAAAGCTTTTAGAAATGAAATAAGTCCAAGATCAGGATTAATAAGAACTAGAGAATTTGAACAAGCagaaattgaattttttgtttcacctacaaaaaaaaattttgaaaaatttttaaaagtaaaaaatttaaaattaaaattatgttttgatgataaagaaaaattaatgtcTTTAGAAGACGCagtaaaatcaaatattattgataatgaaattttagGATATTTTATAGGTAgaacatatttatttttagaaaaaataggTATAGATACAAAATTGATAAGATTTAGAcaacataaaaaagatgaaatGGCTCATTACGCTAAAGATTGTTGGGATTGTGAAATATTTTCGTCTTATGGGTGGATTGAATGTGTCGGTATAGCTGACAGGTCTGCTTATGATTTGACTTGTCATAGTAAGGCGACAGGTATAGATTTATCTTTTAGTGAAAAAATTGTACCacctataaataaaaaagaatggAAAGTtaatttagtaaaaaaagattggataaaaatttttaaaaaggattatgaagtttttaataatgaaattaGTAGTTTAGATGaagaatttatcaaaaataatatgtttaaagaaaatgataaaaattttttaaattacaaattcCAAgataaagattataaattagaatGTTCTTTAGTTGATATAACGATTCATGAGATAAAAACCATTCCTGATGTTATTGAGCCTTCATTTGGTGTAGGCAGgattttatacattttacTTGAGCACGCCTTTTATATGCGCGAAAACAGGCCTGTTTTACGCCTAAAACCCATCATGTCGCATACTAAAGTGGTAATTTCTTATGTGGTTTTTAATACTGAATTTactaaatatattgaagagataaatgataaattgTATAATAAGAATATTGTAGTAGAAATTAATGATAGGTCTTGTAGTATTGGTAAGAAATATTCGTCATGTGATGAGATCGGCGTACCATTTTTCATTACATTTGATCCTGAATCACTTATTGATAATAAAGTGACTATTAGAGAGCGAGACAGTATGGAACAGATAAGAGTGAAGATAAGCGAAGTGGTGGAATTGATAACAGAACTGGTTAATGAGAATATTTCATGggaagaaattaaattaaaaaattaa